A region from the Dendropsophus ebraccatus isolate aDenEbr1 chromosome 1, aDenEbr1.pat, whole genome shotgun sequence genome encodes:
- the ADRA2B gene encoding alpha-2B adrenergic receptor: MASTVSYSVQTTAAIAAIITFLILFTIFGNFLVIVAVLTSRSLKAPQNLFLVSLAAADILVATLIIPFSLANELMGYWYFGKTWCEMYLALDVLFCTSSIVHLCAISLDRYWSISQAIEYNSKRTPRRIKCIILIVWTLAALISLPPLIYKGKKEDHKNEKPQCKLNEDPWYILSSSICSFFAPCLIMILVYLRIYLIAIRRSKKNKAAKGPHKKSVDCQTKGNVKNLSVYTCTTSQEKPDGDIHYGGNLSLPAQNENQADPALSSKVKETNGHGPSIVDTVVTPKGVILLPKSQEAVSMTKKKSHINREKRFTFVLAVVIGVFVLCWFPFFFTYSLGAVCPDVCYIPQSLFQFFFWIGYCNSSLNPVIYTIFNQDFRKAFRRILCSHWTHSVW, encoded by the coding sequence ATGGCATCTACAGTCTCTTACTCCGTACAGACAACAGCTGCCATAGCGGCAATCATTACCTTTCTcatcctcttcaccatttttggAAACTTTTTGGTGATCGTCGCTGTCCTGACCAGCCGTTCACTAAAAGCTCCTCAGAACCTCTTCCTGGTGTCTCTAGCTGCGGCGGACATCCTGGTGGCCACTCTTATTATTCCATTCTCCTTGGCAAATGAGTTAATGGGATACTGGTACTTTGGAAAGACTTGGTGTGAGATGTATTTGGCCCTGGATGTTCTGttttgcacatcctccatagtgCACCTATGTGCCATTAGCTTGGACAGGTACTGGTCTATCAGTCAAGCCATTGAATACAATTCCAAGCGGACTCCTAGGAGGATAAAGTGTATTATACTAATAGTCTGGACTCTAGCAGCCTTAATTTCTTTGCCTCCGTTGATCTACAAGGGTAAAAAGGAAGACCACAAAAATGAGAAACCTCAGTGCAAGCTGAATGAGGACCCTTGGTATATTTTGTCCTCCAGCATCTGCTCTTTCTTTGCACCTTGCCTGATCATGATCCTGGTGTACCTAAGAATTTACCTCATAGCCATACGTCGAAGCAAGAAGAACAAGGCTGCAAAAGGACCCCACAAAAAGTCAGTTGACTGTCAAACTAAAGGTAACGTGAAGAACTTGTCTGTTTACACTTGCACCACTTCCCAGGAGAAGCCTGATGGGGACATCCATTATGGTGGGAACCTCTCCCTTCCAGCACAAAATGAGAACCAAGCTGACCCTGCACTGTCCAGCAAAGTCAAAGAGACAAATGGCCATGGGCCTTCCATCGTGGACACTGTCGTTACACCCAAAGGGGTTATTCTGCTGCCAAAGTCACAAGAAGCTGTGTCTATGACTAAGAAGAAAAGCCACATCAACCGGGAAAAGAGGTTCACCTTTGTCTTAGCTGTGGTCATCGGGGTCTTTGTCCTGTGCTGGTTTCCTTTCTTCTTCACCTACAGTCTTGGAGCCGTATGTCCAGATGTGTGCTATATCCCACAAAGTCTCTTTCAGTTCTTCTTCTGGATTGGATACTGTAATAGCTCCCTCAACCCAGTTATCTACACAATATTCAACCAGGACTTCAGGAAGGCTTTCCGTCGGATTCTTTGTAGCCATTGGACGCACTCTGTTTGGTGA
- the ASTL gene encoding astacin-like metalloendopeptidase: protein MEMFHEKTCVRFIERKAEKDYLDISSERAGCSSYVGRIGKAQLVSLDHNCLKRPIGVVLHELMHAVGFLHEHSRADRDDYVTIEWSTIAQKYKANFCKHNSTNISTKYDYRSVLHYSKDAFGEPGTVTIITKDNVTIGQRTGLSDLDVQKVNILYNCTEYYKPTPEDLKFPEKIEGVFKDMSTCPEAKSGSQGLSLILKEEQSTASPPPAEESKTSQDVLHSSSPDSTPVSIQESKYVPTGFMSVQDNSTGLVPHRSTEKPPTESSNRTSAPESMQDNSTVLVPHGSIEQPWTEPTRTATPESKQENYTGLNTQNATEQLLSERHTAFTNMSAVTNMSAVSPSATNSEWIFGGTTWSTPAPIFNTTELESNFTEGKKGTEIFTTEAIPNIDSSESTAAASTIREGSFTEDMSTHMPQTTKSNVDIMENHSTLQTSSYQSSEKQVTTEDTWTSSGMGEIPNVEEDEHVQKNLLLKVVRKRFLASKTLGLRPEHHPRWKNSKELTRSHSKSSEETEHVCGFQHGFCGWKQSDEDDLDWKRVWRNLNVKDGHLAPEGFYLSLKHNPEERVFGQKAWLLRPIVHPSNCISFLYGSQSGAKGTLNVYIITTAGEQALVWSSGGQKHVKWTEVQVMLPPRLLRNNPHVFVEGVLGLPRRSNIAIDNLYVGQCS, encoded by the exons ATGGAAATGTTTCACGAGAAAACCTGTGTGCGTTTTATTGAACGCAAGGCAGAAAAGGACTACCTCGACATTTCTTCAGAACGAGCCGG CTGTTCCTCTTATGTTGGACGTATTGGGAAGGCACAATTAGTCTCGTTGGATCACAACTGTTTAAAAAGACCCATAGGAGTTGTGTTACATGAATTGATGCATGCAGTTGGCTTCTTGCATGAGCACTCGCGTGCCGACCGGGATGACTATGTGACAATTGAGTGGAGTACCATAGCTCAAA aatATAAGGCAAACTTTTGTAAACACAACTCAACAAATATTAGCACCAAGTATGACTATAGATCCGTCCTTCACTACTCCAA AGATGCATTTGGTGAGCCTGGCACCGTCACAATTATAACAAAGGACAATGTGACAATCGGCCAAAGGACAGGTCTAAGTGATTTAGACGTTCAGAAAGTAAACATACTGTACAATTGCACAGAGTACTACAAACCCACGCCAG AGGATTTAAAATTCCCTGAGAAAATTGAAGGTGTTTTTAAGGATATGTCTACTTGTCCTGAAGCAAAGTCTGGTTCTCAGGGCCTCTCTCTTATCTTGAAAGAAGAACAAAGTACAGCTTCTCCTCCCCCTGCTGAAGAATCCAAAACTAGCCAAGATGTCCTCCATTCTTCTAGTCCAGACTCCACTCCAGTTTCAATTCAAGAGTCCAAATATGTACCAACTGGCTTTATGTCCGTACAAGACAATTCTACAGGTTTAGTTCCCCATAGGTCAACAGAGAAACCTCCAACAGAGTCTTCTAATAGAACGTCAGCCCCTGAATCTATGCAAGACAATTCTACAGTTTTGGTTCCACATGGGTCTATTGAGCAACCATGGACAGAGCCTACTAGAACAGCAACTCCTGAATCCAAACAAGAAAATTATACAGGTTTAAACACTCAAAATGCCACCGAACAGTTACTAAGTGAGCGCCATACAGCTTTCACTAATATGTCTGCTGTCACTAATATGTCTGCTGTAAGTCCTTCTGCCACCAATTCAGAGTGGATATTTGGAGGTACAACCTGGTCAACTCCAGCGCCCATATTCAACACAACTGAACTGGAGTCCAACTTTACTGAGGGGAAAAAGGGGACGGAAATCTTTACAACTGAAGCAATTCCTAATATCGACTCGTCTGAAAGTACAGCGGCAGCTTCCACCATTAGGGAAGGCTCGTTCACTGAGGACATGTCCACCCACATGCCGCAAACAACCAAGTCTAATGTTGATATAATGGAAAACCACAGCACTCTGCAGACTTCAAGCTATCAAAGCAGTGAAAAGCAAGTTACAACTGAAGACACGTGGACTTCTTCTGGAATGGGTGAAATTCCGAATGTGGAAGAAGACGAACAtgtacagaaaaatcttctccTGAAAGTTGTTAGGAAAAGGTTTTTAGCGTCTAAGACTTTAGGTTTGCGGCCTGAGCACCATCCAAGGTGGAAAAACAGTAAAGAATTAACACGTTCACACAGCAAAAGTTCAGAGGAAACTGAACATGTTTGTGGGTTTCAACATGGATTTTGTGGATGGAAGCAAAGCGATGAAGATGACTTGGACTGGAAACGTGTTTGGAGGAATCTGAATGTGAAGGATGGCCATCTTGCTCCCGAAG GCTTCTACTTGTCCCTAAAGCACAACCCGGAAGAGAGGGTCTTTGGACAGAAGGCTTGGCTTTTAAGGCCTATTGTTCATCCATCCAATTGCATATCCTTTTTATATGGTTCCCAATCAGGTGCTAAGG GTACTCTAAATGTGTACATTATAACTACTGCTGGAGAGCAGGCTCTTGTGTGGTCATCTGGTGGTCAGAAACATGTGAAGTGGACTGAAGTTCAAGTAATGCTACCACCTCGTCTTCTACGCAATAACCCTCAT gtGTTTGTGGAAGGAGTTCTGGGATTACCGCGGAGAAGTAACATTGCTATCGACAATCTATATGTTGGGCAGTGCAGTTGA